The proteins below come from a single Parachlamydiales bacterium genomic window:
- a CDS encoding BTB/POZ domain-containing protein — MNESCSNEIEIREITPDVIEYIYTNVLPDYQGTEEEVWDQQTYFQDCLDQLKPMAPLALQKDPLHVEEEIIPVEEIQEVLA; from the coding sequence TTGAACGAGTCTTGTTCTAATGAAATAGAAATCAGGGAAATCACACCGGATGTTATTGAATACATCTATACAAATGTCCTGCCGGATTATCAAGGAACGGAAGAAGAAGTATGGGATCAACAGACCTATTTTCAAGACTGTCTTGACCAACTTAAGCCGATGGCTCCTCTGGCACTTCAGAAAGATCCTCTTCACGTAGAAGAGGAGATTATTCCGGTGGAAGAAATACAAGAGGTTCTAGCTTAA
- a CDS encoding methyl-accepting chemotaxis protein: MVTEEASTISWPQIIMQHILNLSYSTKVKIVIAISALLSVSGVVFVTKAQAPFQNALSTQLPGIELFDQWTKIVLEFQEQTAHPSPEKYNKITDIINQIRTRYLPAFEETIQNDPEKLLVLASALGEIEQINTSAFVESLSDDAILNRIISLNAELGSIIYKANNQRLGVDVPSVFLTNFVFSKIIYNQKDNFFTPLLPSMLQDVPEHLFTLPPGTMLDLARKWSESTGDTQYLYALRLQSHLLCIAKNIMQDQLDRLQFRQNISFICVAIGLLIVITVYSTRVMRTPLANLRFAAQQLAKGSLQHRAKVDSQDEVAKMCAGFNSMAALLEKAVTSTSDVSGKLTETINTITTSAKNFEQNVSDQDRTIGQIADNTEGITQNAQELVEALEGALKVATFTHIFATTAQGSIRTMEDVLKSTSMAALEIVSTLSRLEEKFASLSNIITTLVNVADEANLLFINTALTSSATPHRQSGFGIIASKISELSGQTAFVTLEMEDSIKAILNALATAVTQIHHISQQMQAHSAAAAGLVTQFVTMMQTSKVQWETCTQMQAVIQQQRSSAEQIRHTITLLSQGAKITTRSVRNLYSQIQYLGEASSNLQIIFDRFHFHPR, encoded by the coding sequence ATGGTAACTGAAGAAGCCTCGACTATTTCTTGGCCGCAAATAATCATGCAGCACATTTTAAACCTAAGTTATTCAACGAAGGTAAAAATTGTGATCGCCATTTCCGCCTTGTTGTCAGTTTCAGGCGTAGTCTTCGTGACTAAAGCACAAGCACCTTTCCAAAATGCACTTTCGACACAACTTCCAGGAATAGAACTATTTGACCAGTGGACTAAAATCGTCCTAGAATTCCAAGAACAGACTGCTCACCCCTCCCCAGAAAAATATAATAAAATCACCGACATCATTAATCAAATTAGAACGCGCTATTTACCTGCGTTCGAAGAAACTATTCAAAACGACCCCGAAAAGCTATTGGTTCTAGCTTCTGCGTTAGGTGAAATAGAGCAGATCAATACTTCCGCCTTTGTGGAAAGCCTCTCTGACGATGCCATCCTTAACAGGATTATTAGTCTGAATGCAGAATTAGGGAGTATTATCTATAAAGCAAATAACCAACGCCTTGGTGTGGATGTTCCTTCCGTTTTTCTTACCAACTTCGTTTTCAGCAAGATCATCTATAATCAAAAAGATAACTTCTTTACACCGTTGCTCCCTTCCATGCTGCAAGATGTACCGGAACATCTTTTCACTTTGCCCCCCGGTACAATGCTGGATTTAGCCCGTAAATGGAGCGAATCGACGGGAGATACCCAATATCTGTATGCTCTTAGACTGCAATCACACCTCTTATGCATCGCTAAAAATATTATGCAAGACCAGCTAGACCGCCTTCAATTCCGTCAGAACATCAGCTTTATTTGCGTAGCCATCGGCCTCCTCATCGTTATTACTGTATATTCAACCCGTGTGATGCGCACACCACTGGCTAATCTCCGCTTTGCGGCGCAGCAGCTAGCAAAGGGCAGCCTACAACATCGTGCAAAGGTGGACTCTCAAGATGAAGTAGCCAAAATGTGTGCCGGCTTTAATTCTATGGCAGCCCTCTTAGAAAAAGCTGTCACCTCCACTTCGGATGTCTCGGGGAAACTGACAGAAACGATAAACACTATCACGACTTCAGCTAAAAATTTTGAACAAAACGTCTCCGACCAAGATAGGACAATTGGCCAAATTGCAGACAACACTGAAGGGATCACCCAGAATGCTCAGGAGCTTGTTGAAGCATTAGAAGGCGCCTTAAAGGTCGCAACCTTCACTCATATCTTTGCTACTACAGCCCAAGGCAGTATACGGACAATGGAAGATGTTCTAAAATCCACCAGCATGGCGGCTTTGGAAATTGTAAGTACTTTGAGCAGGCTAGAAGAAAAATTTGCCAGTCTTTCGAACATCATTACAACTTTGGTCAATGTCGCGGATGAAGCTAATCTCCTCTTTATCAATACGGCACTTACTTCTAGTGCGACACCGCATAGGCAGAGCGGATTTGGTATTATCGCGAGCAAGATCAGCGAACTTTCAGGGCAAACAGCGTTCGTCACACTTGAAATGGAGGACAGCATCAAAGCGATATTAAACGCTTTGGCAACTGCGGTTACTCAAATTCATCATATTTCCCAGCAGATGCAAGCACATAGCGCCGCCGCCGCCGGTCTAGTGACTCAGTTTGTAACTATGATGCAAACATCTAAGGTTCAATGGGAAACATGTACGCAGATGCAGGCTGTCATCCAGCAGCAACGCAGTAGCGCAGAACAAATACGCCACACCATCACTCTCCTTTCCCAGGGGGCAAAAATCACAACCCGTTCAGTGCGTAATCTTTACTCCCAAATTCAGTACTTAGGGGAAGCCTCTTCCAATTTACAGATCATTTTTGATCGCTTTCATTTCCATCCTAGATAA
- a CDS encoding methyl-accepting chemotaxis protein → MSSIALLLNKLQQRFTYRQRFLFFAAVFFIATPLPDYWVVKEYNALIAFKKHQINGLDYYRQVLKLRRSFTGGMDNPNTLNIHSAIAKEFAELDKSSPQFQHIEDKSYWDEFNFYAPLYPRLSKILALFHEYLAALTNTGIKAKEDDLRNINGKLDGEFFHLAFLTGLLSDPTLPFPNVLNLMLALNFEPIQPAALERDYDSIQRAFPEFKHNIEKIRYLNSETSEEWSKQSFILFDNILKKQLRSYEWLNTFFLFLLLLVTTSVILFVFMRILTRHLMKLLDHIEALSKGDFSTRYYPTSDDEFSQVGLTLNNMANALADMAGRIHSLGSTLTSSSEHLTYEVTTHETSVLDQESSIHATETIANKIATDCRNFMKTINDLSNNAMQQPLTQNTQKNLSSLRQTIEEICIDTYATLNTIQDIRKELLHAASHIPQLEKISEEAHMLGLNASIEANSRGQHHSQFYKSTQAIEQFTERTSHATHHIDAILKEISLLIVEAESKIHHCSDELEQGKDELRMIHNQLHGIDKQVVAQMDEFEKLNNALKKQAFEAENIIDAITHVRKNANHTKGIFLQLHHKVLHLGESTRELRHLLEVFFSEPNANTMYKEGRDRNGN, encoded by the coding sequence ATGTCTAGCATTGCCCTGTTATTAAATAAGCTACAGCAGAGATTTACCTATAGGCAGCGCTTTCTCTTTTTTGCAGCGGTCTTTTTTATTGCTACTCCTCTACCCGATTACTGGGTAGTGAAAGAGTATAATGCCCTCATCGCCTTTAAAAAACACCAGATCAACGGATTAGATTATTACCGTCAGGTATTAAAATTACGGCGTTCCTTTACAGGAGGTATGGATAATCCTAACACCCTGAATATTCACTCGGCTATAGCGAAAGAATTTGCAGAGCTAGATAAGTCATCCCCACAGTTCCAACATATAGAAGATAAAAGTTATTGGGATGAATTTAATTTTTATGCACCTCTCTACCCGCGATTGAGTAAAATTCTCGCCCTTTTTCATGAGTATCTTGCTGCATTAACTAACACCGGGATTAAAGCAAAAGAAGACGATCTCAGAAATATTAATGGTAAGTTAGACGGAGAATTCTTCCATCTAGCCTTCCTGACCGGACTACTGTCCGATCCCACACTTCCCTTCCCGAATGTACTTAATCTAATGCTAGCCCTGAATTTTGAGCCCATCCAACCCGCTGCGTTAGAAAGGGATTATGATAGTATTCAGAGAGCCTTTCCTGAATTCAAGCATAACATCGAGAAAATACGCTATCTCAATAGCGAAACCTCTGAGGAATGGTCTAAACAGAGTTTCATCCTATTCGACAATATCCTTAAGAAACAGCTACGCTCTTATGAATGGCTAAATACCTTCTTTTTATTCCTATTGCTGCTAGTCACAACCAGCGTAATATTATTCGTTTTCATGCGTATCCTGACCAGGCACCTAATGAAACTTTTAGATCATATTGAAGCACTATCCAAAGGGGATTTTTCAACCCGCTACTACCCCACATCCGATGACGAATTCTCACAGGTCGGACTGACATTAAACAACATGGCCAATGCGCTGGCAGATATGGCGGGAAGAATCCACTCCTTAGGAAGCACGCTCACATCCTCTTCAGAACACCTTACATATGAAGTAACGACACATGAAACCAGTGTCTTGGATCAAGAAAGCAGCATCCATGCCACAGAAACTATTGCCAATAAAATTGCTACAGATTGCCGGAATTTCATGAAAACGATCAATGATTTAAGCAATAACGCCATGCAGCAGCCGTTGACTCAGAACACCCAGAAGAATCTTTCCAGCTTAAGGCAAACTATTGAAGAGATCTGCATAGATACCTACGCCACCCTCAACACGATACAAGACATTAGAAAAGAGCTCCTACATGCTGCAAGCCATATTCCGCAACTGGAGAAAATAAGCGAAGAAGCCCATATGCTGGGCTTGAATGCATCCATAGAAGCCAATAGCAGAGGCCAACACCATTCTCAATTCTATAAAAGCACACAAGCTATTGAACAATTTACCGAACGTACATCCCATGCTACACACCATATTGACGCCATTTTAAAAGAGATTTCCCTGCTAATTGTAGAAGCGGAAAGCAAAATCCATCACTGTTCGGATGAGTTGGAGCAAGGCAAGGACGAATTAAGGATGATTCATAACCAATTGCACGGTATTGATAAGCAGGTTGTGGCGCAAATGGACGAATTTGAGAAATTAAATAATGCCCTAAAAAAACAAGCCTTCGAAGCGGAAAACATCATTGATGCCATCACCCATGTGAGGAAAAATGCCAATCACACTAAAGGGATATTCCTGCAGCTGCATCATAAAGTGCTCCATTTAGGTGAATCCACACGGGAGCTAAGACATTTGCTTGAAGTGTTTTTTAGCGAACCTAACGCAAATACTATGTACAAAGAGGGACGGGATCGGAATGGTAACTGA
- the pseC gene encoding UDP-4-amino-4,6-dideoxy-N-acetyl-beta-L-altrosamine transaminase — protein sequence MSKSFLPYGRQSINEQDVQALSQAALEEIITRGKHVEAFESALAEYCGAEYAVAFNNGTSALQACYFAAQTSSNDYVLTTPNSFFSTCGSALASTSNIVFIDIDRSTGNMDLSALEPNLNRTQTRGKEIIVPVHFAGIPVDIEKIERMIRRTDTVIIEDAAHAIGSRYADGNPVGCCQHSQMTMFSFHPVKNITTGEGGAVTTNDPELFHRLRLFRNNGIERNPQKMEQHPGPWYYEVQVATGNYNFTDIQAALGLSQLKRLDTFAAKRRALVGYYRELLEGLKGIQLFNADDENTAFHLMVAQIDFARFGKTRPEIMDKLMQKGIGTQVHYIPIYRHPAMRQVVGDISEFYPNMEGYYAAALSLPLYYELELPEVKYIVTTLRSLLGC from the coding sequence ATGAGTAAATCTTTTCTTCCTTACGGACGACAATCTATCAATGAACAGGATGTTCAAGCGTTATCTCAGGCCGCACTTGAAGAGATCATTACTCGCGGTAAACATGTTGAAGCTTTCGAGTCTGCTTTAGCCGAATATTGCGGAGCCGAGTACGCCGTCGCTTTCAATAACGGAACTTCCGCCTTGCAAGCCTGCTATTTTGCTGCGCAAACTTCTTCCAATGATTATGTTTTGACTACACCGAACTCATTTTTTTCCACTTGCGGCTCCGCATTGGCTTCCACTTCAAATATTGTATTCATCGATATCGATAGGTCCACCGGTAATATGGATTTATCCGCTTTGGAACCTAATCTTAATCGTACCCAAACGAGGGGTAAGGAGATCATTGTTCCGGTGCATTTTGCAGGAATTCCTGTGGATATAGAAAAAATTGAAAGGATGATCCGTAGGACGGACACCGTGATCATTGAAGATGCTGCGCATGCAATAGGTTCACGCTATGCTGACGGAAATCCGGTGGGCTGTTGCCAGCACAGTCAAATGACGATGTTCAGCTTCCATCCTGTAAAGAATATTACCACAGGAGAAGGGGGTGCAGTTACCACTAATGACCCGGAACTTTTTCACAGGCTAAGGCTTTTCAGAAACAACGGTATCGAGCGCAATCCCCAAAAGATGGAGCAGCATCCCGGACCTTGGTATTATGAAGTGCAGGTGGCGACGGGAAATTATAATTTTACAGACATCCAAGCAGCATTAGGGCTATCCCAATTAAAACGTTTAGATACGTTTGCCGCGAAAAGACGCGCCCTTGTGGGTTATTACCGCGAGCTTTTAGAGGGGCTAAAAGGAATTCAATTATTTAATGCAGACGATGAGAATACGGCATTCCACTTGATGGTGGCTCAAATTGATTTTGCGCGCTTTGGGAAAACACGTCCTGAGATTATGGACAAACTAATGCAGAAGGGTATTGGCACACAGGTACATTACATACCTATTTATCGCCATCCGGCGATGCGCCAAGTTGTAGGTGATATCAGCGAGTTCTACCCCAATATGGAAGGATACTATGCGGCAGCTTTGTCCCTGCCGTTGTATTATGAGTTGGAGCTCCCCGAAGTGAAGTATATTGTAACTACATTGAGGAGTTTGCTGGGCTGCTAA
- a CDS encoding tetratricopeptide repeat protein, with amino-acid sequence MSRINWREKLNWSDENIDELRLAGYAYLRQGKYEMAVSFFEALSIVDPESSYDVQTLGALYVQINQPLKALKCFDKALKLEADHAPTLLNLTKALLMIGKKDEAIRLARILSREPNSKIANTAQALILAWA; translated from the coding sequence ATGAGCAGAATCAATTGGCGCGAAAAACTAAACTGGTCCGATGAGAATATCGATGAACTAAGGCTTGCGGGCTACGCTTATTTACGGCAGGGGAAATACGAGATGGCAGTGTCTTTTTTTGAGGCACTGAGTATTGTAGACCCTGAAAGCTCTTATGACGTGCAGACGTTAGGGGCTTTATATGTGCAAATAAATCAACCTTTAAAAGCCTTGAAATGCTTTGATAAAGCCTTGAAATTGGAAGCTGATCATGCTCCTACCTTATTGAATCTTACAAAAGCATTATTGATGATCGGAAAGAAGGACGAGGCTATACGGCTCGCCCGCATTCTTTCCAGAGAACCTAATTCCAAGATAGCCAATACAGCGCAGGCATTGATCTTGGCCTGGGCTTAG
- a CDS encoding DUF5399 family protein, with the protein MAGMTIDQYDLSVYNMYAIRTMMNEQINQQLRLREAASIPPQIQIIDIYPRMKELDMLLGIVPMNNPWAYFFPPKKFRTRRRSPFSFSRIVPSFGSLLRHDEELELLDSIPCFSNEEEEEKEALKGMIKELKMINNWMGFIVGRMGQFLQG; encoded by the coding sequence ATGGCCGGAATGACAATCGACCAATACGATCTAAGCGTATATAACATGTACGCTATTCGTACGATGATGAACGAGCAGATTAACCAGCAATTACGTCTGCGTGAAGCTGCGAGTATTCCACCCCAAATCCAAATAATAGATATTTATCCTAGGATGAAGGAATTGGATATGCTTTTAGGTATTGTTCCTATGAACAATCCCTGGGCGTATTTCTTCCCTCCTAAGAAATTCCGTACTAGGCGCCGCTCCCCTTTTTCTTTTTCTCGCATTGTGCCAAGCTTTGGCTCTCTTTTGCGTCACGACGAGGAGTTAGAGCTATTAGATTCTATTCCTTGCTTCTCGAATGAAGAGGAAGAAGAAAAAGAAGCGTTAAAAGGTATGATAAAAGAGCTGAAAATGATTAACAATTGGATGGGCTTCATAGTTGGCCGCATGGGACAATTCCTACAGGGATAA
- the rsmH gene encoding 16S rRNA (cytosine(1402)-N(4))-methyltransferase RsmH: protein MHPHISVLLNEVLDLFNEKELEFFIDGTLGLGGHSEGILKAHPEIKNLIGIDQDENALKYAENRLSFCKEKVIFAKGNFKDIAKIAAEKGISQVDGILLDIGVSSIQLDQPDRGFSFMRDGPLDMRMDTTADLTAEQIVNTWPESDLVSLFWKYGEEPQSKRAARIIVEARKQNPIQTTLQLASLLAPLVPKYKQRINPATLVFQALRIAVNDELGVLQQILPAALKLLKPNGILAIITFHSLEDRIVKEYFRDQASDKVSTSGIGGMFLDKEPAVKILTRKPTSATDEEIAQNPRSRSAKLRAIEKI, encoded by the coding sequence GTGCATCCTCATATTTCAGTCTTATTAAACGAAGTACTAGATCTCTTTAATGAAAAGGAACTAGAATTTTTTATTGATGGCACTCTCGGATTGGGGGGGCATAGCGAAGGCATATTGAAGGCTCATCCCGAGATAAAGAATTTAATTGGAATTGACCAAGATGAAAATGCATTAAAATATGCTGAGAACCGGCTGTCTTTTTGCAAAGAAAAAGTCATTTTTGCTAAGGGAAATTTCAAAGATATCGCTAAAATAGCCGCGGAAAAGGGCATTTCCCAAGTGGACGGCATCCTACTGGATATCGGTGTTTCTTCTATTCAGTTGGACCAGCCCGATAGAGGGTTTAGCTTCATGCGCGATGGCCCCCTCGATATGCGTATGGACACTACAGCAGATTTAACCGCAGAACAGATTGTCAATACGTGGCCTGAAAGTGATTTAGTGTCCTTGTTTTGGAAATATGGCGAAGAACCTCAATCCAAAAGAGCAGCAAGGATAATCGTAGAGGCTAGAAAACAGAATCCAATTCAGACAACCCTGCAGCTTGCCTCGTTACTGGCGCCGCTAGTTCCAAAATATAAACAGCGTATCAATCCCGCCACCTTAGTCTTCCAGGCGCTAAGAATCGCCGTAAATGACGAATTGGGAGTCCTTCAGCAAATATTGCCTGCCGCATTAAAGTTATTGAAGCCAAATGGTATTTTAGCAATCATCACATTCCATAGTTTAGAAGATCGCATCGTTAAAGAATATTTTAGAGATCAAGCTTCCGATAAAGTGAGTACAAGCGGTATCGGCGGAATGTTCTTAGATAAAGAGCCCGCAGTAAAAATCCTTACGCGCAAGCCAACGAGTGCAACGGATGAAGAAATTGCTCAAAACCCCCGCAGCCGCAGTGCAAAACTTAGGGCCATAGAAAAGATATGA
- a CDS encoding penicillin-binding protein 2, which translates to MSKKTPTLSKDRIRLLIASLACLGLLSVLIIKFFYLQIDQTAHWQNIASKQHYITVEEPFKRGGFIAETTPSRPHTTRRQPLILDLKQYHLYADPAVFSPENKRQTAALLSQLMPQYTPEQLLSQLERTSRSRKLMLGLTPEQRKEIEKWWFTFAKKQKIPRNALFFVPDWCRKYPCGALLAQVLHTVQGMKNEQTKQAIPTGGLELALDPILKGGAGKRRLMRSPRHTFEGGDLLIPAKDGSSVTLTIDPYIQAIAEEELEKGVIKSRARGGWAVLMDPFTGDILALAQYPFFDPEKYSLFFSDPLLAEHTRLKAVSDSNEPGSVMKAITLSLALLANYELDKLGKSPLFTLSEKVATSDSRFPGRSKPLVDTRLHNFLNFNMAMQFSSNIYCGRMIDRVLKAFGNEWYRKKLEECFGFGLRTGIQYPGETPGVIPTPGKKHPNGKLEWSVATPYSLAMGYNIQASSLQVVRAYAVIANGGYLVKPRLIQSIGSKEIPSQAPVQVLPASITQTISDAMRFVTKGGSAPRADIHGYSEAGKSSTAKKLVNGSYSETLYISSFIGFSPVKRPAFVLSITMDEPEYGYIPGYGKNHHGGNCAGQIFRRIGKRTLEYLGVEKDDPWGYPVGDPRRDPKRAVWHQETVQLQENYEKWNKH; encoded by the coding sequence ATGAGCAAGAAAACTCCCACGCTCTCTAAGGATAGAATCCGTTTACTTATTGCTTCATTGGCTTGTTTAGGGCTGCTTTCTGTTCTTATCATAAAATTTTTCTATCTGCAGATAGATCAAACGGCACATTGGCAGAATATTGCCAGTAAACAACACTATATCACTGTCGAGGAGCCTTTTAAACGAGGCGGATTTATTGCTGAGACAACTCCTTCACGGCCGCATACTACTCGGCGGCAGCCTCTCATCCTAGACCTAAAACAATATCATCTTTACGCTGATCCTGCAGTCTTCTCGCCCGAGAATAAACGGCAAACCGCTGCCCTGCTTTCACAGTTGATGCCTCAGTATACTCCTGAACAGCTGTTATCACAGCTTGAACGCACTTCACGCAGCCGTAAGCTTATGCTAGGGTTGACTCCGGAGCAGCGAAAAGAGATTGAGAAATGGTGGTTCACTTTCGCAAAAAAACAGAAAATCCCCCGCAATGCCTTGTTTTTTGTACCCGATTGGTGCCGTAAATATCCTTGTGGAGCCCTATTAGCACAAGTATTGCATACTGTGCAAGGCATGAAAAATGAACAGACTAAACAAGCTATTCCCACCGGTGGTTTGGAACTGGCGCTCGACCCTATTTTAAAGGGAGGAGCTGGGAAAAGAAGGCTTATGCGTTCACCCCGCCATACTTTTGAGGGGGGAGATCTTCTTATCCCGGCGAAAGATGGTTCCTCAGTAACTCTGACCATAGATCCCTATATCCAAGCAATTGCGGAAGAAGAACTAGAAAAAGGGGTCATCAAATCCCGTGCTAGAGGCGGTTGGGCTGTTCTTATGGATCCCTTTACAGGCGATATCCTTGCATTGGCCCAATATCCATTTTTTGATCCGGAGAAATACTCTCTATTTTTCAGCGACCCCTTGCTAGCTGAACACACACGCCTGAAAGCTGTTTCTGATTCTAACGAGCCGGGATCGGTAATGAAAGCAATCACTCTATCATTAGCTCTCTTAGCTAACTATGAGTTGGATAAATTAGGGAAATCCCCCCTCTTCACGTTGTCAGAAAAAGTCGCTACCTCCGATAGCCGTTTTCCCGGACGATCAAAACCCCTTGTCGATACCCGTTTACACAATTTTCTGAACTTCAATATGGCAATGCAATTTTCCTCCAACATCTACTGCGGAAGGATGATCGATAGGGTGTTGAAGGCATTTGGCAACGAATGGTACCGGAAAAAATTGGAAGAGTGTTTTGGCTTTGGATTACGTACAGGGATACAATATCCCGGTGAAACGCCCGGCGTTATCCCCACTCCGGGAAAAAAACATCCCAATGGTAAGCTAGAGTGGTCCGTTGCTACTCCCTACTCATTGGCAATGGGATATAATATCCAAGCCAGCAGCTTGCAAGTAGTACGCGCTTATGCCGTCATTGCTAATGGGGGCTATTTGGTGAAGCCGCGCCTCATTCAAAGCATCGGTTCAAAAGAGATCCCCTCCCAAGCTCCAGTCCAGGTGCTCCCTGCCTCGATAACGCAAACCATTTCCGACGCTATGCGTTTTGTCACTAAAGGGGGATCAGCCCCCAGAGCCGATATCCATGGCTATAGCGAAGCAGGGAAAAGCAGTACTGCGAAGAAGCTTGTGAATGGAAGTTATTCGGAGACGCTTTACATCAGTTCCTTCATAGGGTTTTCTCCGGTGAAAAGACCGGCCTTCGTGCTTTCCATCACGATGGATGAACCTGAATACGGGTATATTCCAGGCTATGGAAAAAATCACCACGGCGGCAATTGCGCCGGTCAAATATTCCGACGTATCGGAAAAAGAACTTTGGAATATTTGGGTGTTGAAAAAGATGATCCGTGGGGGTATCCTGTAGGAGACCCGCGCAGGGATCCTAAACGTGCAGTGTGGCACCAAGAAACGGTACAGTTGCAAGAAAACTACGAAAAGTGGAATAAGCATTGA
- a CDS encoding UDP-N-acetylmuramoyl-L-alanyl-D-glutamate--2,6-diaminopimelate ligase: MKLKKILKNIPHVLVKGSKEVEITGLCSDSRYVAPGNLFVAKKGISLDGTQYVPEAIDAGAVAILTDLFNPVLRNAVQIIASDVAALEPLLAAEYYKQPDSSLFITGITGTNGKTTSSYMVKHFLDALQKPCGMIGTIECLIGSTSYKSGFTTPDIITNFKLLKEMVASGCQAVVMEVSSHGLEQKRVEQIEFDVGIFTNLSAEHLDYHLTMESYAKAKKKLFQNLNSGDKPKWAVINNDDAHAEFMREGCKAEVITYGLFPPADITAKDIEYSTTGIKGTLAYKNKLEPFELPFIGLHNIYNLLAATSTAICAGYSLEEIAPLAKTINPVQGRLERVPNPLDLQIYVDFAHKDIALRTVLQALRKSVQGRIITVFGCGGNRDKLKRPRMAKVCEELSDFTIVTSDNPRNEPPEEIIHQILEGFTTLDKVTVEVDRTNAIRHAIEMASPGDAILIAGKGHETQQIFAHSTIPFDDREVAYSICCAKAQNQTSIS; this comes from the coding sequence ATGAAACTAAAAAAAATACTTAAGAATATTCCCCATGTCCTAGTCAAAGGATCGAAAGAAGTGGAGATCACAGGTCTTTGCTCAGACTCACGCTATGTTGCACCCGGGAATCTTTTCGTTGCTAAGAAAGGAATTTCGCTCGATGGAACTCAGTATGTTCCCGAAGCTATCGATGCAGGCGCTGTCGCTATCCTCACAGACTTATTCAATCCTGTCCTGCGTAACGCAGTCCAAATTATTGCCAGCGATGTTGCTGCCTTAGAGCCTTTATTGGCTGCAGAATACTATAAACAGCCCGATAGCTCGCTTTTCATTACAGGGATTACAGGCACAAATGGGAAGACAACCTCTTCTTATATGGTCAAACATTTTCTAGATGCCCTTCAAAAGCCTTGTGGAATGATCGGAACCATAGAATGCCTTATCGGTTCGACAAGTTATAAATCCGGTTTTACCACTCCTGATATCATTACAAACTTCAAACTCCTTAAAGAAATGGTTGCCTCAGGCTGCCAAGCCGTCGTCATGGAAGTCAGTTCACACGGACTTGAACAAAAGCGTGTAGAGCAAATCGAATTCGATGTAGGGATATTTACCAACCTTTCCGCTGAGCATCTTGACTACCACCTCACGATGGAATCCTATGCAAAAGCTAAGAAGAAGCTCTTCCAAAATCTTAATTCAGGTGACAAACCTAAATGGGCTGTCATAAATAATGATGATGCACACGCAGAGTTTATGCGTGAAGGCTGCAAAGCCGAAGTTATTACCTATGGACTATTTCCCCCAGCAGATATTACAGCAAAAGATATCGAATACTCTACTACTGGAATCAAAGGAACCTTAGCTTATAAAAATAAGCTTGAGCCTTTTGAACTGCCTTTTATAGGACTGCATAATATTTATAACCTCCTCGCAGCAACATCCACAGCTATATGTGCAGGGTATTCCCTGGAAGAAATTGCTCCTCTAGCCAAAACGATCAATCCCGTCCAAGGACGGTTAGAAAGGGTTCCCAATCCCTTAGACCTGCAGATCTACGTAGACTTCGCCCACAAAGACATCGCACTCAGAACTGTATTGCAAGCTCTTAGAAAAAGTGTCCAAGGCAGGATCATTACAGTATTTGGCTGCGGCGGCAATAGAGACAAACTAAAAAGGCCGCGCATGGCAAAAGTGTGCGAGGAGCTCTCCGACTTCACTATCGTTACCTCAGACAACCCACGTAACGAGCCCCCGGAAGAGATTATCCATCAAATTTTAGAAGGCTTCACTACTCTGGATAAAGTAACTGTTGAGGTCGACCGCACTAACGCTATTAGACATGCCATTGAAATGGCCTCCCCCGGAGACGCCATCCTCATCGCCGGAAAAGGCCATGAAACACAACAAATCTTTGCCCACTCCACCATTCCCTTTGATGACAGAGAAGTAGCATACTCCATCTGCTGCGCAAAAGCACAAAACCAAACTTCAATCTCATGA